One uncultured Draconibacterium sp. genomic window, ATTTTCCATGTCCTTCGGCACTTGGGAAAGCAGGCAGTTCATCAATTTCAGGAACAGTGTCTGATCCGCCAACAATAATTGTTCCGAGTCCTTCGTATAGCTCCGGATTGGTAGTTGACGTGTATTCTCCATTGGCAACGGCTGTTCCGTTCAGCATGTACTTATTAACCTGCAGACTTGTATTCAGAACCGCTTTTGCATTATCACTTAAATTCAATCGTAAAGTGTCTCCGGCAGCTTTCGAATGGCTAAAAATAACCCGGTTGGCTAAACCTACTGATATTGTTCCTTTGCCAAAGGCATTCGCGCTGTTTCCTTCAATATTAGTTATATAATCACTTAAGCCCGGATACTTGGTTGAATTTTGAGTAGCATCCCAGGTTCCTGTAAATACCGAATTATCTCCTGACAATAGCAGTGTACCAGTGTTTGCAGTTCCTTTTCCATTGTTTAGGGCAGTCATTGTGCCGGCTCCGGTAACAGGCCCCACAAGTCCCAAAGTGCTTCCGTCGGCATTGCCACTTTCCATAATCATCATTACATTGCCTTCAAGCACAATCGGTGCTTCCAGCGACATTCCTGTTCCACCTGTATTGTATTTAAAGTTGGTTCCTTCTTTCATGTAAACCGTACCTGTACTTTTATGAGCACCCCGCATGCGCAGATTCCCCGTGTTTTGTATAACAAGGTCTGCAGTAAACACGGTTGAAGTGGTTTCCATTTCTTCTTCAACAATCACAGTTTCTCCCGCTTCAGGAAGCAGGGCAGGGGTGTAATTTTCAGCTACGTCCCAATTCCCGTTTGATCCGCGATGAAAAATAAATGTTTCGGGGCGTCCGATAATAATTTTACCTGTTCCGCTAATTAGTGACGGGTTTGAAGTGGCTGAATATTCACCAACTCCTTGTAACACTCCGTCTATAAAAAATTCGCTTGTGGTAACATCGGCATTTAAGACAAGGTTTGCACCGGTTGTTACTTTTAACTGCGATTTGGCATAAAATGCATTTGCATGGCCAATGGTTAATGTAGCTCCACTGTTTACTGTTATTGAGCTTTTCCCCAGTGATGATGAAACAGCTGCATCCAAGGCACCGTTTTCAATGAAAATGTCTCCTGAGAAATTTGTATTGTCAGCGTTTAAAATGAGGTTTCCTGAACCTGTTTTTGTTAACACATGAACGCCCGATAGCGAAGAATTTAGTGTAAGTATCGTTTCTCCGGAAAAGGTGATTGAATCTTTTGTTGCAATTTTACCCGACAAACTAACATCAGAACTGGCTTGGATTTGTGCAGATGAAACTGAAATATAAGGTGCCACACTGCTGGATACGATATTTAAAACGGCGCCGTTTTTTAACGTTAAATCTGCTGCAAAAGTATCGCTTGCCGAAATCGTAAAAGCACTGTCAACTTCAGCCGATTCTCCTTTTGCAGGAACTCCAACCGGATTCCAGTTGTTTGGTTCCAACCAACCGGTAGTTGTGCCATTGCCTGTCCACTTGTAGGTATTTACCAGTGGCGCTTCAGCTGTAGGATCCCAACCATCTGTACCGCCCATCACTTTTTGAACGGTGTATTCCAGTGCTTCTTCGTTGGTTAAGGCTTTAATTCCTGCCCAGTCAGCGCGTCCACTCATATCGGCGCCACCTCCTGTATTGTTGTATTCGTACAAATGAAGTTTGTCGCTGGTAGCTGCATATTCCATATTCCAGGTATCGCCCCATCCCAGCGGATTCATCATCTCTGTAATGTTGCAGTTTAGCCACGCCACTTTGGGATATTCGTGCCAGGGACGGCCCATTCGGATCATATCGCCATCATCACCACCACGGGGACTGTTTAAGGCGTAAGTAATGTCACATTCGTTAAAAACAAAACCATAGGGTTGATCTTCGTAGGTTGAAGGTGCTGTAATATACGCGCCTCCCCAGCTTCTGATTTCGCAGGCCTGAAAAAATACGGTTCCCGATCCATAAATGTAATCGGTGCGACCAACAACCAAACACCCTTCAAAATAGCTGCGTTTTTTGTCGCTCCAGAAATACATGGTATCCTGGTATCCGTAAAAATCAACATTAATAAATACACATTTGTCTGCACGAACAGTAATGGCCTGAGCTTGTCCAACCGGGCCGGCCGTATTCTGAATGGTCATGTTTTCAACACGAAAACCATCTGCCATAACCGTTAAAGTGGCCGAAGTCCGGATATTGTCTCCTGTCCAAAGCGCTGCATCTTCCGTTGGACATTTACCTGTGCTGCAATCGTAAATGTGGTAACTTAGGATCGTCTCTTCCCGACTTTCGCCAATCAGTGTTAAATTGATTTTATCACCCGGAACAATTAATTTCTCCGTGTTGTACAATCCTCGTTTTATGTAGATTACAGTTCGATATTCGCTGTTCGATGGTGCTGCATCAATTGCTGCCTGAACGGTAGTAAAGTCTCCCGAACCATCGGTGGCGACAACTATATCAGCATTAACCGGGTTTTCGTTGGCAAACATTTGCCCCGAAATTCCGGAGAATACAATAAGTGTAAGTATAAGTAAGATTTGTTTCATTTTACGCTTCGTTTTATCTGTTTAGTTTAGTCTTTCTGCAAAAGGAAGGTTTTGCTCTTTTGCATTTTCCATGGCAAGCCGGGCAATTTCTTTTGCTCCTTCAACCCGTAAATGGGTATCGTCCTGTCTTCCTTCCGGAAATTTTTCATTTGGCTCTGTCCACAACCACATTTTTTTTGATGCTTCATCACCCAGTTCATTTACCCAATTCTCGGTAATTTGTTGCAAGTCGATTAAAGGAACATCTAACTTTTCGGCTACCTGTCTGGTGGCAACCGGATAATCACCGTGCGTGTCAACCAGTTTTCCATCCTCTCCAAAATGTCTTCGTATTATCGATGTAAATAAAATGGGTGTG contains:
- a CDS encoding pectinesterase family protein; this translates as MKQILLILTLIVFSGISGQMFANENPVNADIVVATDGSGDFTTVQAAIDAAPSNSEYRTVIYIKRGLYNTEKLIVPGDKINLTLIGESREETILSYHIYDCSTGKCPTEDAALWTGDNIRTSATLTVMADGFRVENMTIQNTAGPVGQAQAITVRADKCVFINVDFYGYQDTMYFWSDKKRSYFEGCLVVGRTDYIYGSGTVFFQACEIRSWGGAYITAPSTYEDQPYGFVFNECDITYALNSPRGGDDGDMIRMGRPWHEYPKVAWLNCNITEMMNPLGWGDTWNMEYAATSDKLHLYEYNNTGGGADMSGRADWAGIKALTNEEALEYTVQKVMGGTDGWDPTAEAPLVNTYKWTGNGTTTGWLEPNNWNPVGVPAKGESAEVDSAFTISASDTFAADLTLKNGAVLNIVSSSVAPYISVSSAQIQASSDVSLSGKIATKDSITFSGETILTLNSSLSGVHVLTKTGSGNLILNADNTNFSGDIFIENGALDAAVSSSLGKSSITVNSGATLTIGHANAFYAKSQLKVTTGANLVLNADVTTSEFFIDGVLQGVGEYSATSNPSLISGTGKIIIGRPETFIFHRGSNGNWDVAENYTPALLPEAGETVIVEEEMETTSTVFTADLVIQNTGNLRMRGAHKSTGTVYMKEGTNFKYNTGGTGMSLEAPIVLEGNVMMIMESGNADGSTLGLVGPVTGAGTMTALNNGKGTANTGTLLLSGDNSVFTGTWDATQNSTKYPGLSDYITNIEGNSANAFGKGTISVGLANRVIFSHSKAAGDTLRLNLSDNAKAVLNTSLQVNKYMLNGTAVANGEYTSTTNPELYEGLGTIIVGGSDTVPEIDELPAFPSAEGHGKYTTGGRGGRVLYVTNLEDNNSEGSLRWAINQSGARIILFKVSGTIRLKSKLNISNGDVTIAGQTAPGDGITLRDYGVHVDADNVIIRFMRFRMGDSAEQEDDALGGRFHKNIIIDHCSMSWSTDECVSFYVNENFTLQWNIVSESLRNSVHAKGNHGYGGIWGGKNASFHHNLLAHHDSRNPRLGESADTDYALTDLVDLRNNVIYNWQGNSCYGGEAMNVNIVNCYYKAGPATSKKERIASINRNHNEGTPIYNVWGKYYIDGNVTTESDRATNDNWAYGVFNQFHSSEGTITQDDKDAIKIETPHNPGEVTTHTAQQAYEKIIEYCGASLIYDSVDLRILHDVSTGTATYMDGGNGSVNGIVDTQGAVGGWPVLNSLNAPTDSDDDGMPDEWETANGLNPYDDGDAQLKSVDGIYPNIEVYINSLVYDIVEAQNEGGIPTSVNEINWTAPEEESIKMYFNSAENKLIVNHTEEITNICVYSITGQMLINEEVNQHETSLNSSFLKNGIYIVTVRDTQNKIFSKKLAKF